A genomic region of Trifolium pratense cultivar HEN17-A07 linkage group LG3, ARS_RC_1.1, whole genome shotgun sequence contains the following coding sequences:
- the LOC123915519 gene encoding uncharacterized protein LOC123915519 isoform X2, with protein MVDAYSNLSDVRVGNFPWCLKVRVIRLWVVKSNLISGQENSIELVLLDEKGCKIHATVRRHLIPLFKAVIIEGEVYTLSAFSVVDAYGLCRPTRHPCRLFFHSTTILEKMVCRAIKMNGLSLVDIGQINSHSCDSNYLVDFMGVMTGISSQNEFLKDGQRVKMIVVEISDHRGFCHVVLFGEIVDYLVQMMTTLDGGLPVVVIQFAKIRFFRGRVLLQNIQNLTRMLFNPPVDESVLLGRRLSKMRGGPAMTVPLIGPPVKPSVVDDFLRLYPKKTIAELKSTPDDGPFIVSGVVDGLVIGEDWWYPSCRCSKRLIINTGFYYCRGCSKHVFEFVPRFRVKIHVTDGIDDAMFVLSDDDVRYLTRTKCSIQLSSSKVLEGINPPSALMKIEGLKLLFKIVMVSSLNPIYIGAFKVSRVCLDPDIFNAFSLKGTRHTPAKVYRPVMSEVVYPSGLNEEINQHGEYLSKKRLAGSFDNTLGEEIADHHKRSRDC; from the exons ATGGTTGATGCTTATAGCAATTTAAGTGATGTTCGTGTTGGAAATTTTCCATGGTGTTTGAAGGTTCGTGTGATTCGTCTTTGGGTGGTCAAATCCAATTTAATTTCTGGGCAAGAAAATTCAATTGAACTTGTGCTTCTTGATGAAAag GGATGCAAGATACATGCTACTGTCCGGAGACACTTGATTCCTTTGTTTAAAGCTGTTATTATTGAAGGTGAAGTTTATACTTTATCTGCGTTTTCTGTTGTTGATGCTTATGGATTATGCAGGCCAACTAGGCATCCTTGTCGGTTGTTTTTtcattctactactattttGGAGAAAATGGTGTGTCGAGCAATCAAAATGAATGGATTGTCGTTGGTGGACATTGGccaaattaattctcattcatGTGATAGTAATTATTTAGTTG ATTTTATGGGGGTAATGACTGGTATATCTTCCCAGAATGAGTTTCTTAAAGATGGTCAACGTGTCAAAATGATTGTTGTTGAGATATCTGATCACAG AGGTTTCTGTCATGTTGTTCTGTTTGGCGAAATTGTTGATTacttggttcagatgatgaccACTCTCGACGGAGGTCTACCGGTGGTTGTTATTCAATTTGCCAAGATCAGATTTTTTCgtg GTCGTGTTCTTTTACAGAATATTCAAAATCTAACTAGGATGTTGTTTAATCCTCCAGTTGATGAATCTGTACTTTTAGGAAGAAG gTTATCTAAAATGCGAGGTGGACCTGCAATGACTGTTCCGTTAATTGGTCCTCCCGTTAAACCTTCGGTCGTGGATGATTTTCTTCGTCTATATCCAAAGAAAACTATTGCTGAGTTGAAATCTACTCCTGATGATGGGCCATTTATTGTATCTGGTGTTGTGGATGGTTTGGTAATTGGAGAAGATTGGTGGTACCCTTCGTGTCGTTGTTCAAAAcgtttaataattaatactGGATTTTATTACTGTAGAGGTTGTTCAAAGCATGTGTTTGAATTTGTCCCTAG GTTTCGCGTCAAAATACATGTTACCGATGGCATTGATGATGCCATGTTTGTTCTTTCTGATGATGATGTCCGTTACCTGACCCGTACCAAGTGTAGCATTCAGCTTTCATCATCCAAG GTTTTGGAAGGAATTAATCCACCTAGTGCTTTGATGAAAATTGAAGgtttaaaattgttgtttaagatTGTCATGGTGTCTTCTTTGAATCCTATATACATAGGTGCTTTCAAAGTTTCTAGGGTTTGTCTTGATCCAGATATTTTCAATGCTTTTTCTCTTAAGGGAACACGCCATACTCCTGCAAAG GTTTATAGGCCAGTTATGAGCGAGGTTGTCTATCCCTCGGGTTTGAATGAAGAGATCAATCAACATGGGGaatatttatcaaagaaaagaTTGGCTGGTTCATTTGATAATACACTTGGGGAGGAAATTGCAGATCATCACAAGCGATCTAGAGATTGTTGA
- the LOC123915522 gene encoding phenylalanine--tRNA ligase alpha subunit, cytoplasmic-like encodes MAEEAVLGYLETNDEIIDSGEFAAQRGIDHNEIVNVIKSLHGFRYVDAQDIKRETWVLTDEGNSYTTLGSPEVQLMLAIPPEGISRDELQKKLGPSVFKIACAQAAKNKWVEMGKQLISKKVQHVEDRVKDLLLQIQQGQGIGSDDIKALKARKLIVPQTWKGYSVKKGPNYAPKRKKVLTDLTRENLQSGEYKDSEFKEYNFSAKGQPLEGGSLHPLLKVRSQMKQIFLCMGFEEMPTNNYVESSFWNFDALFQPQQHPARDSHDTFFLETPSTTKELPEDYVQRVKQIHESGGYESRGYGYDWKREEANKNLLRTHTTAVSSRMLYQLAQKPFSPKKYFSIDRVFRNEAVDRTHLAEFHQIEGLVCDRNLSLKDLMKVLRDFFKHLGMTKLKFKPAFNPYTEPSMEIFGYHEGFKKYVEVGNSGMFRPEMLRPMGLPEDVQVIAWGLSLERPTMIMYGIDNIRDLFGHKVDLALIKKNPICRLGIE; translated from the exons ATGGCGGAAGAAGCAGTTCTAGGTTACCTGGAAACTAACGACGAGATTATAGATTCAGGTGAATTTGCAGCTCAACGAGGCATTGACCACAATGAAATTGTCAACGTCATTAAGAGTCTCCATGGTTTCAGATACGTTGATGCTCAAGACATTAAGAGAGAGACATGGGTGTTAACTGATGAAGGAAACTCTTACACTACACTAGGATCCCCCGAAGTGCAATTAATGTTGGCTATTCCACCCGAAGGTATCTCCAGAGATGAACTTCAG AAAAAGTTGGGTCCTTCAGTTTTCAAGATAGCTTGTGCTCAAGCTGCTAAGAATAAATGGGTGGAGATGGGAAAACAACTCATATCTAAGAAG GTCCAACATGTGGAAGATAGAGTCAAAGACCTACTTCTTCAAATACAACAGGGACAG GGCATTGGTTCAGATGATATCAAAGCACTCAAAGCAAGAAAGCTTATTGTTCCACA GACATGGAAGGGTTACTCAGTGAAAAAGGGCCCTAACTATGCTCCAAAAAGAAAGAAGGTTCTCACTGATTTAACTCGAGAAAATTTGCAgag TGGCGAGTATAAGGATTCAGAGTTCAAAGAGTACAATTTCAGTGCTAAAGGTCAGCCTCTTGAAGGGGGCAGTCTACATCCACTGTTAAAG GTACGGTCTCAAATGAAACAAATTTTCCTCTGTATGGG GTTTGAGGAGATGCCCACAAATAATTATGTTGAGAGCAG CTTCTGGAACTTTGATGCTTTGTTCCAGCCCCAACAACATCCAGCTCGTGATTCACATGACACCTTCTTTTTGGAAA CTCCTTCAACAACAAAGGAACTGCCTGAAGATTATGTTCAGCGGGTGAAGCAAATTCATGAATCTGGTGGTTATGAGTCTAGGGG ATATGGGTACGACTGGAAAAGAGAGGAAGCAAATAAAAACCTTCTGCGGACCCACACAACTGCTGTTTCTTCCAGGATGCTGTACCAACTGGCACAG AAACCATTTTCTCCGAAAAAATATTTCTCTATAGATCGTGTATTTCGAAATGAAGCAGTTGACCGAACACATCTTGCAGAGTTCCACCAAATAGAAG GCCTTGTATGTGATCGAAATCTCTCTCTCAAGGACTTAATGAAAGTTCTACGCGATTTCTTCAAACACTTGG GCATGACCAAGCTGAAATTCAAACCTGCTTTCAATCCATACACTGAACCTAGCATGGAGATTTTCGG TTATCATGAAGGctttaaaaaatatgttgagGTAGGAAACTCTGGCATGTTTAGACCTGAAATGTTGCGGCCGATGGGGCTTCCTGAAGATGTCCAGGTTATTGCATGGGGTCTTTCTCTTGAAAG GCCAACTATGATTATGTATGGGATAGATAACATCAGGGATCTCTTCGGACACAAG GTGGATCTTGCccttattaagaaaaatccaATATGTCGACTTGGAATTGAATGA
- the LOC123915520 gene encoding probable 3-hydroxyisobutyrate dehydrogenase-like 1, mitochondrial has translation MLHFRSLYRRINNSDTLLITRHFMATSDSINPSNTRLGWIGTGVMGQSMCSHLIRAGYTLTVFNRTPSKAQPLLNIGATLANSPHAVASQSDVVFTIVGYPSDVRSVLLDPNSGALAGLKTGGILVDMTTSDPSLAVEIADAASSKNCHSIDAPVSGGDRGAKNGTLAIFAGGDESIVKLLSPLFSSLGKVNYMGSSGKGQFAKLANQITIASTMVGLVEGMVYAHKAGLDVGLYLNAISTGAAGSKSLDLYGKRILKRDFEAGFYVNHFVKDLGICLKECEKMGIALPGLALAQQLYVSLKAHGEGNLGTQSLILVLERLNNVSLPPSRD, from the coding sequence ATGCTACATTTCCGTTCACTCTACCGCCGCATCAACAACTCTGACACTCTCCTCATCACTCGCCACTTCATGGCCACCTCAGACTCCATTAACCCATCAAACACGCGCCTCGGATGGATCGGCACCGGAGTAATGGGCCAATCCATGTGCTCCCATCTCATCCGCGCCGGCTACACCCTCACCGTCTTCAACCGCACCCCTTCCAAAGCCCAACCACTTCTCAACATCGGAGCTACCCTCGCTAACTCCCCTCACGCCGTCGCTTCCCAATCCGACGTAGTTTTCACCATCGTCGGTTACCCCTCCGATGTTCGCTCTGTCCTCCTTGACCCTAACTCCGGCGCACTCGCCGGACTCAAAACCGGAGGAATTCTCGTTGACATGACCACATCAGATCCTTCACTCGCAGTCGAAATTGCCGATGCTGCATCCTCCAAAAACTGCCACTCAATCGATGCTCCAGTCTCTGGTGGAGACCGCGGTGCGAAAAACGGAACCCTAGCAATCTTCGCTGGAGGAGATGAATCTATCGTTAAATTACTTTCTCCATTGTTTTCATCATTGGGGAAGGTGAATTACATGGGTAGTAGCGGTAAAGGACAATTCGCGAAGCTAGCGAATCAGATAACGATAGCTTCAACAATGGTAGGGTTAGTGGAAGGGATGGTTTATGCACACAAAGCGGGTCTTGATGTAGGGTTGTATCTCAACGCGATTTCGACCGGTGCAGCGGGTTCGAAATCGCTTGATTTATATGGGAAGAGAATTTTAAAGAGGGATTTTGAAGCAGGGTTTTATGTGAACCATTTTGTGAAAGATTTAGGGATTTGTTTGAAAGAGTGTGAGAAAATGGGTATTGCTTTACCTGGTTTGGCACTTGCTCAACAGCTTTATGTGTCTCTTAAGGCTCACGGTGAAGGTAATTTGGGTACACAGTCTCTTATTTTAGTTCTTGAGCGACTCAACAATGTTTCGCTTCCACCTTCTCGCGATTGA
- the LOC123915521 gene encoding LOW QUALITY PROTEIN: hexokinase-1 (The sequence of the model RefSeq protein was modified relative to this genomic sequence to represent the inferred CDS: deleted 1 base in 1 codon) yields the protein MGKVAVGAAVVCAAAVCAAAALVVRHRMISSRKWARGLAIVKEFEEKCGTPIGKLRQLADAMDVEMHAGLASEGGSKLSMLISYVDNLPTGDEEGLYYALDLGGTNFRVLRVHLGGKEKGVISQESNEVSIPPELMTGSSEGLFDFIADALAKFVESEPEGFHPPAGRQRELGFTFSFPVKQTSIASGTLIKWTKGFSIEDTVGQDVVGELTKSLEKIGLDMRVAALVNDTIGTLAGGRFYNQDVIAAVILGTGTNAAYVERAHAIPKWHGLLPKSGDMVINMEWGNFRSAHLPLTEYDQSLDAESLNPGEQIFEKLLSGMYLGEIVRRALLKMAEEAEFFGDTVPPKLKKPFILKTPEMSSMHHDTTPDLKVVGNKLRDILEISNTSLKTRKIVVELCDIVASRGARLAAAGIIGILKKLGRDMVKGGEKQKSVIALDGGLFEHYTKFRVCLEDTLKELLGDEAADTVVVELANDGSGIGAALLAASHSQYLGVEES from the exons ATGGGTAAGGTTGCGGTGGGAGCTGCGGTTGTCTGTGCTGCCGCCGTTTGTGCTGCGGCGGCGCTTGTGGTGCGCCACCGTATGATAAGTTCGAGGAAGTGGGCACGTGGGTTAGCTATAGTGAAGGAGTTTGAAGAAAAGTGTGGAACACCAATTGGGAAGCTTAGACAGTTAGCTGATGCTATGGATGTTGAGATGCATGCTGGTCTTGCATCTGAAGGTGGTAGCAAGCTTAGTATGTTAATCAGCTATGTTGATAATCTTCCAACTGG CGATGAGGAAGGACTCTATTATGCACTAGACCTTGGTGGCACAAACTTCCGTGTCCTTCGTGTACATTTAGGTGGAAAAGAGAAAGGTGTTATTAGTCAAGAGTCCAATGAAGTTTCAATTCCTCCTGAATTGATGACTGGTTCTTCAGAG ggattatttgattttatagcAGATGCTCTTGCAAAATTTGTTGAATCAGAACCTGAAGGTTTTCATCCTCCAGCTGGCAGACAAAGAGAACTCGGTTTTACGTTCTCCTTCCCTGTGAAGCAAACATCAATTGCATCTGGTACTCTAATAAAGTGGACTAAGGGTTTCAGCATTGAAGATACG GTTGGGCAAGATGTGGTGGGCGAACTAACCAAGTCCTTGGAAAAAATTGGCCTGGATATGCGGGTTGCGGCTCTA GTTAATGATACAATTGGAACATTGGCTGGAGGCAGATTCTACAATCAGGATGTCATTGCTGCTGTGATTCTCGGTACC GGGACAAATGCAGCATATGTAGAACGTGCACATGCTATCCCAAAATGGCACGGCCTTTTGCCAAAATCAGGAGATATG GTTATAAACATGGAATGGGGTAATTTCCGATCTGCACATCTTCCTCTAACCGAATATGACCAAAGTCTAGATGCTGAAAGCTTAAACCCTGGAGAACAA ATTTTTGAGAAATTGCTTTCTGGCATGTATTTGGGGGAAATTGTACGGAGAGCCTTGTTGAAGATGGCTGAAGAGGCTGAATTTTTCGGAGATACTGTTCCCCCCAAGTTGAAAAAACCTTTTATACTTAA GACGCCTGAAATGTCTTCCATGCACCACGACACAACTCCAGATCTGAAAGTGGTTGGAAACAAATTGAGGGATATATTGGAG ATCTCAAATACATCACTTAAAACGAGGAAGATTGTTGTGGAACTTTGTGACATTGTCGCTTCTCGCGGTGCTCGCCTTGCTGCTGCCGGTATTATAGGAATCCTTAAGAAGCTAGGAAGAGACATGGTTAAGGGTGGAGAGAAGCAAAAGTCAGTGATAGCATTGGATGGAGGGTTGTTTGAACACTACACTAAATTCAGAGTTTGCTTGGAAGATACACTGAAGGAATTGCTCGGAGATGAAGCAGCTGATACCGTTGTGGTTGAGCTTGCTAATGATGGCTCAGGCATTGGAGCAGCACTTCTAGCAGCTTCTCACTCGCAATATTTGGGAGTTGAAGAGTCCTAG
- the LOC123915519 gene encoding uncharacterized protein LOC123915519 isoform X1, whose translation MVDAYSNLSDVRVGNFPWCLKVRVIRLWVVKSNLISGQENSIELVLLDEKGCKIHATVRRHLIPLFKAVIIEGEVYTLSAFSVVDAYGLCRPTRHPCRLFFHSTTILEKMVCRAIKMNGLSLVDIGQINSHSCDSNYLVDFMGVMTGISSQNEFLKDGQRVKMIVVEISDHRGFCHVVLFGEIVDYLVQMMTTLDGGLPVVVIQFAKIRFFRGRVLLQNIQNLTRMLFNPPVDESVLLGRRLSKMRGGPAMTVPLIGPPVKPSVVDDFLRLYPKKTIAELKSTPDDGPFIVSGVVDGLVIGEDWWYPSCRCSKRLIINTGFYYCRGCSKHVFEFVPRFRVKIHVTDGIDDAMFVLSDDDVRYLTRTKCSIQLSSSKQVLEGINPPSALMKIEGLKLLFKIVMVSSLNPIYIGAFKVSRVCLDPDIFNAFSLKGTRHTPAKVYRPVMSEVVYPSGLNEEINQHGEYLSKKRLAGSFDNTLGEEIADHHKRSRDC comes from the exons ATGGTTGATGCTTATAGCAATTTAAGTGATGTTCGTGTTGGAAATTTTCCATGGTGTTTGAAGGTTCGTGTGATTCGTCTTTGGGTGGTCAAATCCAATTTAATTTCTGGGCAAGAAAATTCAATTGAACTTGTGCTTCTTGATGAAAag GGATGCAAGATACATGCTACTGTCCGGAGACACTTGATTCCTTTGTTTAAAGCTGTTATTATTGAAGGTGAAGTTTATACTTTATCTGCGTTTTCTGTTGTTGATGCTTATGGATTATGCAGGCCAACTAGGCATCCTTGTCGGTTGTTTTTtcattctactactattttGGAGAAAATGGTGTGTCGAGCAATCAAAATGAATGGATTGTCGTTGGTGGACATTGGccaaattaattctcattcatGTGATAGTAATTATTTAGTTG ATTTTATGGGGGTAATGACTGGTATATCTTCCCAGAATGAGTTTCTTAAAGATGGTCAACGTGTCAAAATGATTGTTGTTGAGATATCTGATCACAG AGGTTTCTGTCATGTTGTTCTGTTTGGCGAAATTGTTGATTacttggttcagatgatgaccACTCTCGACGGAGGTCTACCGGTGGTTGTTATTCAATTTGCCAAGATCAGATTTTTTCgtg GTCGTGTTCTTTTACAGAATATTCAAAATCTAACTAGGATGTTGTTTAATCCTCCAGTTGATGAATCTGTACTTTTAGGAAGAAG gTTATCTAAAATGCGAGGTGGACCTGCAATGACTGTTCCGTTAATTGGTCCTCCCGTTAAACCTTCGGTCGTGGATGATTTTCTTCGTCTATATCCAAAGAAAACTATTGCTGAGTTGAAATCTACTCCTGATGATGGGCCATTTATTGTATCTGGTGTTGTGGATGGTTTGGTAATTGGAGAAGATTGGTGGTACCCTTCGTGTCGTTGTTCAAAAcgtttaataattaatactGGATTTTATTACTGTAGAGGTTGTTCAAAGCATGTGTTTGAATTTGTCCCTAG GTTTCGCGTCAAAATACATGTTACCGATGGCATTGATGATGCCATGTTTGTTCTTTCTGATGATGATGTCCGTTACCTGACCCGTACCAAGTGTAGCATTCAGCTTTCATCATCCAAG CAGGTTTTGGAAGGAATTAATCCACCTAGTGCTTTGATGAAAATTGAAGgtttaaaattgttgtttaagatTGTCATGGTGTCTTCTTTGAATCCTATATACATAGGTGCTTTCAAAGTTTCTAGGGTTTGTCTTGATCCAGATATTTTCAATGCTTTTTCTCTTAAGGGAACACGCCATACTCCTGCAAAG GTTTATAGGCCAGTTATGAGCGAGGTTGTCTATCCCTCGGGTTTGAATGAAGAGATCAATCAACATGGGGaatatttatcaaagaaaagaTTGGCTGGTTCATTTGATAATACACTTGGGGAGGAAATTGCAGATCATCACAAGCGATCTAGAGATTGTTGA